From Flavobacterium arcticum, the proteins below share one genomic window:
- a CDS encoding 3-hydroxyanthranilate 3,4-dioxygenase produces MAIAQPFNLNKWIEDNRHLLKPPVGNKNIYPLSDDYIVMVVAGPNARKDYHYNETEELFYQLEGTIKVIVQDEGERKEMELTAGDMYLHPAKVPHSPVRGENSIGLVVERVRAGKGFTDGLLWHCENCNHKLHEVYFELHDIEKDFLPHFEHFYNSEALRTCESCGTVMEADPKFVK; encoded by the coding sequence ATGGCAATAGCACAACCTTTTAACCTTAATAAATGGATAGAAGATAACCGCCATTTATTAAAACCACCCGTAGGCAACAAAAACATATATCCGCTGTCTGACGATTATATAGTAATGGTAGTAGCAGGTCCTAATGCCCGAAAAGACTATCATTATAACGAAACCGAAGAACTTTTTTACCAACTGGAAGGTACAATAAAAGTTATTGTACAGGACGAAGGCGAACGAAAGGAAATGGAACTTACAGCAGGCGATATGTACCTGCATCCGGCAAAAGTACCCCACTCACCCGTTAGAGGTGAAAACTCTATAGGGCTCGTAGTAGAGCGCGTAAGAGCAGGCAAAGGATTTACCGACGGGTTGCTGTGGCATTGCGAAAACTGCAACCACAAGCTGCACGAAGTATATTTTGAGTTGCACGATATAGAAAAAGACTTCCTGCCCCACTTTGAACATTTTTATAACTCTGAAGCATTACGAACTTGCGAAAGTTGCGGTACTGTTATGGAAGCCGACCCCAAGTTTGTGAAATAA
- a CDS encoding CPBP family intramembrane glutamic endopeptidase — MPIEQKGDANGLTKPANRLGILFDLTIYISIMFLIRELYFPKVGFIINGLFWSLSTLIIATWRMKARNVSWKDLGLRKPESIKKTLLTSAGILAATIVSILFFQIVKDHLPFSFESNNYSENSTSKFGELKGNWLLFFAIMPAVLLESMLEELLDRGFLINWFEKLFSQTSIATILAVVLQAAIFGFRHSYDLSERSITVGLIGLVMGIAYVKFGRNLWALIIAHCILNTMSMIDRVQ; from the coding sequence ATGCCTATTGAACAAAAAGGAGATGCTAATGGTTTAACAAAACCAGCTAATCGTCTAGGAATTCTATTCGACCTAACTATCTACATATCAATAATGTTTCTGATAAGGGAACTCTATTTTCCAAAGGTTGGTTTTATTATAAATGGGCTTTTTTGGTCGCTTTCAACTTTAATTATTGCTACTTGGAGAATGAAAGCTCGCAATGTATCGTGGAAAGATTTAGGGTTACGAAAGCCAGAGAGCATAAAAAAAACGTTATTAACTTCTGCCGGAATTTTAGCAGCTACTATTGTATCAATATTATTTTTTCAGATTGTAAAGGATCACTTACCTTTTTCTTTCGAGTCAAATAATTATTCTGAAAATTCAACTTCTAAGTTTGGGGAGTTAAAAGGGAATTGGTTGCTTTTCTTCGCAATTATGCCAGCAGTTTTACTTGAATCGATGCTAGAAGAATTATTAGACCGAGGATTTTTAATAAATTGGTTTGAAAAGTTATTTTCGCAAACCTCTATAGCTACAATTCTTGCTGTGGTTTTACAAGCTGCAATTTTTGGATTCAGACATTCATATGATTTATCAGAAAGATCTATTACAGTAGGACTTATTGGTTTAGTTATGGGAATAGCCTATGTAAAATTTGGGCGAAATTTATGGGCATTAATTATTGCCCACTGTATACTAAACACAATGTCTATGATAGACAGGGTACAGTAA
- the amaB gene encoding L-piperidine-6-carboxylate dehydrogenase: MATLTDQFGIQEALSKLGIQEVNKGTSTGSNSFANGEIIESYSPVDGTLIAKVQASTKEDYEAAMEKASEAFKSWRLVPAPKRGEIVRQMGDELRKYKEPLGQLVSYEMGKSLQEGLGEVQEMIDICDFAVGLSRQLYGLTMHSERPMHRMYEQYHPVGIVGIISAFNFPVAVWSWNAMLAWVCGDVCIWKPSEKAPLCGIACQNIIQSVLERNDIPEGVSCLINGRENGDLMNNDKRLPLVSFTGSTRVGRHVSKTVAERFGNTILELGGNNAIIVSEHADLSMVLVGAVFGAVGTAGQRCTSTRRLIIHESMYDKTVEVLKSAYAQLKIGNPLDSNNHVGPLIDKDSVNNYLNAIEKAKAEGGKVIVEGGVMEGEGYESGCYVKPCIIEAKNNFEIVQHETFAPVLYIMKYSNLEDAIAMQNDVPQGLSSALFTNSMREMELFLSQAGSDCGIANVNIGTSGAEIGGAFGGEKETGGGRESGSDAWKAYMRRQTNTINYGTELPLAQGISFDI; this comes from the coding sequence ATGGCAACATTAACCGATCAGTTTGGTATTCAAGAAGCCTTGTCTAAACTAGGCATACAGGAAGTAAACAAAGGTACATCTACAGGAAGCAACAGTTTTGCTAACGGTGAAATTATAGAATCATACTCACCAGTAGACGGTACACTTATAGCCAAAGTACAGGCTTCTACCAAAGAAGATTATGAAGCAGCTATGGAAAAAGCAAGCGAAGCTTTTAAAAGCTGGAGACTTGTACCCGCACCAAAAAGGGGTGAAATAGTACGCCAAATGGGTGATGAGCTACGCAAATATAAAGAACCACTAGGACAACTTGTTTCTTATGAAATGGGTAAAAGCCTACAAGAAGGTCTTGGAGAAGTACAAGAAATGATAGACATCTGTGATTTTGCAGTAGGTTTATCACGTCAGCTTTACGGGCTTACTATGCACAGTGAACGTCCAATGCACCGTATGTACGAGCAGTACCACCCAGTAGGTATTGTAGGTATCATATCTGCATTCAACTTCCCAGTTGCAGTATGGAGCTGGAATGCAATGTTGGCTTGGGTATGTGGCGATGTTTGTATCTGGAAACCAAGTGAAAAAGCACCATTATGTGGTATAGCTTGCCAAAACATTATACAAAGTGTATTAGAAAGAAACGATATACCAGAAGGTGTTAGTTGCTTGATAAACGGTAGAGAAAATGGCGACCTTATGAACAACGATAAGCGTTTACCATTAGTATCGTTTACAGGTTCTACACGAGTAGGACGCCACGTATCTAAAACTGTTGCCGAGCGTTTTGGTAACACTATCCTTGAGCTTGGTGGTAACAACGCTATTATAGTATCAGAACATGCTGATTTGAGTATGGTACTAGTAGGTGCTGTATTTGGTGCAGTGGGTACAGCAGGACAACGTTGTACATCTACAAGAAGACTTATCATTCACGAAAGTATGTATGATAAAACAGTAGAGGTGCTTAAAAGTGCTTATGCTCAACTAAAAATTGGTAACCCATTAGATAGTAACAATCACGTAGGACCACTTATTGATAAAGACTCTGTAAACAATTACCTAAACGCTATCGAGAAAGCAAAAGCTGAAGGTGGTAAAGTAATTGTAGAAGGTGGTGTTATGGAAGGCGAAGGCTACGAAAGTGGTTGTTACGTTAAACCATGTATCATAGAGGCAAAAAATAACTTCGAGATAGTACAGCACGAAACATTTGCACCAGTACTTTATATCATGAAGTACAGCAACCTAGAAGATGCTATCGCAATGCAAAATGATGTACCACAAGGACTTTCATCTGCATTATTTACAAACAGCATGAGAGAAATGGAATTATTCCTTTCTCAAGCAGGTTCAGACTGTGGTATTGCTAATGTAAACATCGGTACATCGGGTGCAGAAATTGGTGGTGCTTTTGGTGGAGAAAAAGAAACAGGCGGCGGTCGCGAAAGTGGCTCTGATGCTTGGAAAGCGTACATGAGAAGACAAACCAATACAATTAACTATGGTACTGAGCTACCATTAGCACAAGGTATTAGTTTTGATATATAA
- a CDS encoding L-histidine N(alpha)-methyltransferase, translated as MDTTDNTTSNITSFAADVKEGLTAKEKHLSSKYFYDDNGSRIFMEIMKMPEYYPTNCEFEILSQQSGDILDKLPFKGKFNIVEFGSGDGMKTKQLLSAFMDKGADFTYIPIDISQEAIDALEKNITDALPNITMKPKTGDYFEVLGELTKSSTPNLFLFLGGNIGNYPREDALDLLKKFNAGMKTGDMLLMGMDLKKNPRIIQKAYDDPHGITKAFNMNLLSRINSELDADIKLDQFDFYSNYSPKNGQVNSFLVSLKQQQFYSKVLDTTFYFERDELIWTELSKKYSFDEINELAESAGFSVAHNFLDCKHYFTDSLWRK; from the coding sequence ATGGATACAACTGATAACACAACATCAAACATAACCTCGTTTGCAGCAGATGTAAAAGAGGGTTTAACAGCAAAAGAAAAACACTTATCGTCTAAATATTTTTATGACGATAACGGGAGTCGTATTTTTATGGAAATCATGAAGATGCCCGAATATTACCCTACTAATTGCGAGTTCGAAATACTATCGCAACAATCAGGAGATATACTAGACAAGCTACCTTTTAAAGGGAAATTCAACATTGTAGAGTTTGGCAGCGGCGATGGCATGAAAACCAAGCAATTATTAAGCGCCTTTATGGATAAAGGGGCTGACTTTACCTACATTCCTATAGATATTTCGCAAGAGGCTATAGATGCCCTCGAAAAGAATATTACCGATGCATTACCAAATATTACTATGAAGCCTAAAACGGGTGATTACTTTGAGGTATTGGGCGAGCTTACCAAAAGCAGTACGCCTAACCTTTTCTTGTTTTTAGGAGGCAATATTGGTAACTACCCTCGTGAGGATGCACTAGACTTGCTCAAAAAGTTTAATGCAGGTATGAAAACGGGAGATATGCTGCTTATGGGCATGGACTTGAAAAAGAATCCGCGTATTATACAAAAAGCGTATGACGACCCACATGGCATTACCAAGGCATTTAACATGAACTTACTTAGCAGAATTAACAGCGAACTAGATGCCGATATTAAACTTGATCAGTTTGACTTTTATAGTAATTACAGTCCTAAAAACGGGCAGGTAAACAGCTTTTTGGTAAGCCTAAAACAGCAACAGTTTTATAGCAAGGTATTAGATACTACATTCTATTTTGAAAGGGATGAACTGATATGGACAGAGCTTTCTAAAAAATACAGCTTTGATGAGATTAATGAACTGGCAGAAAGTGCAGGCTTTAGTGTAGCCCATAACTTTTTGGACTGTAAGCATTATTTTACTGATAGTTTGTGGAGGAAATAG